In the genome of Sphingomonas alpina, the window CCTGTTCGATGTCGTGTTGCTGCTGGCCGCGGCCGAGTTCGGCTGGATTTATCGCGCAAACCAGATCGAGATGCTGGTCGAACCGATTCACACCCGCATACCGCAATTGCTCACCTTCGCCGTGTCGCTCGAACTCGCGATGATCGCGGTCGGGGTTTATGGCGCGAACTCTCTGCAATCGTTGCGCTACGCCGCGGCGCGCCTGGTTGTCGCCATTTCGCTGGGCGTGATCTTCCTCAGTGTGATCTTCTTCGTCATGCCGGCGATCACCTTCTGGCGCTCCAACCTGCTCTATTCGATGGGCGCGGCGATGATATTGCTGGTCGGCCTGCGCATCCTGCTCGGCAAGATGATCGGCGGGCAGGCGTTCAAACGCCGGGTCGTCGTGCTCGGTGCCGGCGCCCGCGCCGCGCGGTTGAAGGCGCTTGCCGCGACGCCCGGCGCGGGGTTCGTCGTGGTCGGCTATGTCTCGATGAGCGAGGCGGCGCGGGTGATCCCGGAGGCGATCGCGCGCGATGCGATCTATAATCTCGCCGATCACGTCGTGTTGCTCAATGCCAGCGAAGTCGTGCTCGCGCTTGAGGAGCGCCGCAACGCGCTGCCGCTCAAGGACCTTCTGCGCATCAAGACCACCGGTGTGCATGTCAACGAAATCTCGACCTTTCTCGAACGCGAAACGGGCCGGGTCGACCTGCAGAGCGTCAATCCGAGCTGGCTGATCTTCTCCGATGGCTTCTCGTCTGGACGGATGCTGTCGAGCGTGTTCAAGCGCCTGTTCGATATTGCCGCGAGCGCGCTGCTGCTCACGCTGACCGCACCGGTCATCCTGCTCACCGCGATCGCCATCAAGCTGGAGAGCAAGGGCCCGGCATTCTATCGCCAGCGCCGCGTGGGGCTGTACAGCGTCGGGTTCGACTGCATCAAATTGCGCTCGATGCGCCAGGATGCCGAGATCGGCGGGCAGGCGGTCTGGGCCGAGAAGGACGATCCGCGCATCACCCGTATCGGCCGCTTCATCCGCAAGGTGCGAATTGATGAACTGCCGCAGACCTGGTCGGTGCTGAAGGGCGAAATGAGCTTTGTCGGCCCGCGTCCCGAACGGCCGCAATTCGTCGACGATCTCGAGCAGCAGCTGCCTTATTATGCCGAGCGGCATATGGTGAAGCCGGGCATCACCGGCTGGGCGCAGATCAACTATCCCTATGGCGCGTCGATCGAGGATTCGCGGCAGAAGCTCGAATATGACCTTTATTACGCCAAGAATTATTCGCCCTTTCTCGACATATTGATCCTGCTGCAGACGATCCGCGTCGTGCTGTGGCCGGAAGGCGCGCGGTAACGGCCGCGTGGCGATGACGCTCATCCTGTGGGGCCATGCGGTCGCCGCGTTGCTGTTCGGCATGATCGCCATGTCGCAGCTGCGCGATGCGGCCACCGCCTTGCCGCGTCTGACTTTCGTCGTTGCCCTGATCGCGACCGCCTTGTGGGCATTGGCGGTGGCCGGGATCGACCCTCGCGACGTCATGGCCCGGATCGCCGAGAGCGGGCGCAATCTTGCCTGGCTCGCCTTCATGTTCGCCCTGGTCCGGCGCGACCCGAGCGCGCCGCATGGCAAGGCCGTGGCGACTGTTTACGGCGTCGTCATGCTGATCGTGCTGGCTGGGATCGCGCTGGCGATCGCGGAAACCACTCTGGCCCCGGCCGACGCCATATCGATGGGATCCGCCCGGCTGCTGCTGCGCATGATGGTCGCAGTGAGTGCGCTGGTGCTGGTCCATCATCTCTATTCGGCGGTCGCCCCGCGTGCGCGCGGCGGCATCCTGCTGGTCGTCATTGCGCTTGCCGTGATGTGGAGCCTCGACCTGGCCATCTATGCCACCGCCTATCTGACGCGGAGCTGGGGCGTCGAACTCGTTGCGCTGCGCGGTGCCGCGATGGCGCTGCTCGCACCACTGTTCGCGCTGGCGGTGATGCGCAACGGCGACTGGACGCTGAAATTGTCGCGCACCGTCGCCTGGCAATCGCTGTCGCTTGCCGCGACGATATTGTGGCTGGTGACGATGGTGCTGATCACCAGCGGGATCGCCGCGTTCGGCGGCACTTATGTCCGCATCGCCCAGACCGCCTTTGTATTCGGATCGGCCGCGGCGACATTGACCCTGGTCTCCTCGCCTTGGCTCAAGGCCTGGGCGAAAGTGAAGCTGGCCAAGCATCTGTTCAATCATCGCTATGATTATCGCGCCGAATGGACGCGCTTTACCGATACGCTCGGCAAGCCCGAGAGGGGCCGCGCCGCTCGACGAGCGAATCGTGAAGGCGGTCGCCGATCTGACCGATTCGCCCGCCGGCCTGCTGCTGGTGCCGGACGGTGCGGGGCTGGGCATCGGCGCTGCCTGGAACTGGGATCGCGACGGGCTGCCCGCGTCCGGCGGGGATGAAGTCCTTGCCCGCCACCTCGTCGCCAGCGGACGGATCATCGAACTCGACCGCATCCGCAGCGATGTCGGACTCGATTCCGAGGCCAGCGCCGAAGCAGCGAGCGTGCCGCAATGGATGCTCGATGACGGCACCACCTGGGCGCTCATTCCGTTGGTCCATCTCGACCGGCTGCAGGGCGCGATCCTGCTCGCCCGGCCGCCGATCGATCGTGCGCTCGACTGGGAGGATTTCGATCTCCTGCGCATCGCCGGCCGCCAGGCCGCGAGCTATCTCGCCGAGGCGCGCGCGCAGGAGGCGCTGGCCGATGCCGAGCGTTTCGACGAATTCAATCGCCGCTTCGCCTTCATCCTGCATGACATCAAGAATCTGGTGAGCCAGCTGACTTTGGTCGCGCGCAACGCCGAACGTCACGCAGACAATCCCGACTTCCGCGCCGACATGGTTGCGACATTGCAGGATTCGGCCGGGCGCATGAACGACCTGCTCGCACGACTGTCGCAGCATCACAGCGCTCGTGCGGAGGAGCTGCGTCCGGTCGAGCTGATGCCCTTGGTCGAGCGCGTCGCCGCGCGCCGCCGCGCCCAGCATCCGGTCGCGATCATCGGAGTGAAAGCGCTGGCACAGGCCGATCCGGCGCGGCTGGAACAGCTGCTCGGCCATTTGCTGCAGAATGCGATCGAGGCCAGCCCGTCGGTCGAACCGGTGACGATCGCGATCTCGATCGATGCGGCCAGCGTCGTCATCGACGTGATCGACCAGGGCTGTGGCATGTCGCCTGCATTCCTGCGCGATAAATTGTTCAAGCCCTTCGCCTCGTCCAAGCCCGGCGGCTTCGGCATCGGTGCGTTCGAGGCGCGGCAGCTCGCTCAGGCGATGGGCGGTAGCGTCGAAGTCACCAGCCGGGAGGGTGAGGGCACTCGCTTCCGCGTCATCCTGTCATCCGCCCGCGCGCTACCGATGGAACACGCCGCATGACCGCGAAACCGAAACTGCTTATCGTCGAGGACGATGCCGGGCTGCAGCGCCAGCTGCGCTGGGCTTATGAAGGGTATGACGTGGTCGTCGCCTCCGACCGCGCCACCGCGCTCGACGCGGTGCGCGCGGAGGAACCCGATGTCGTCACGCTCGACCTCGGCCTGCCACCTGATCCGGACGGCACGAGCGAGGGCTTTGCGACATTGCAGGCCATTCTCGGCCTCAAGCCCGACACCAAGGTCATCGTCGCGTCGGGACATGGCGCCCGCGAAAGCGCGCTGCGGGCGATTGGCGAAGGGGCTTGGGATTTCTACGCCAAGCCGATCGATATCGATGCGCTCGGCTTGATCGTGGCGCGCGCTTTCCATGTCCATGCGCTGGAGGCGGAGAATCGCCGCCTCGCCGAACGCGCCGGTACGACCGCGCTGGGCGGAATGATCACCGCCGCGCCGGAGATGCTTAAGGTCACCCGCACGATCGAGCGTGTCGCGGGGGCGGACGTATCGGTCATGTTGCTCGGCGCGAGCGGTACGGGCAAGGAATTGCTCGCCCGCGGCGTGCATGATTCCAGTCCGCGCCGGAACGGCGCGTTCGTCGCGATCAATTGCGCGGCGATTCCCGAAACCCTGCTCGAAAGCGAATTGTTCGGTCATGAGAAGGGCGCCTTCACCGGCGCGGTCAAGACGACCGAGGGCAAGATCGAGCTGGCGCAGGGCGGCACCTTGTTCCTCGATGAGGTTGGCGACATTCCGCTGCCGCTGCAGGTCAAGCTGCTGCGCTTCCTGCAGGAGCGCGTGATCGAGCGGATCGGCGGGCGCAAGCCGATTGCGGTCGACACTCGGATCGTGTGCGCGACGCATCAGGATGTCGATGCGATGATCGCCGATGGCCGCTTTCGCGAGGATCTCTATTACCGCCTCGCGGAAATCGTGGTGCGCATTCCCTCGCTTGCCGAGCGCAGCGGCGATGCCGGGCTGCTCGCGCAGCATTTCCTGAAGAAATACGCCAAGACCATGCATTCCGCGGTCACCGGCCTGTCGCCTGATGCGCGCGCCGCGATCGATGCCTGGGCCTGGCCGGGTAATGTCCGCGAGCTGGAGAACCGCATGAAGCGCGCGGTGATCATGGCCGAGGGCAAGCTGGTCACCGCTGCCGATCTCGACCTGGCGGGTGATGCCGAAGATGTCCCGCTCAACTTGCGCAGCGTGCGCGAGGTCGCCGACCGCAAGGCGATCCGTCATGCATTGGCCCGCGCCGATGGTAACATTTCCAATACCGCCAAGCTGCTAGGGGTGAGCCGGCCGACCCTGTACGATCTTTTGAAGAGCTATGATCTCCATGCGTGACCTGCTCGCTCCCAAATCGCTTCTGCGCCTGGCGACCGCCATTGCGTCGTCGCTTGGCGCCGCCGCGCTGCTCGCTTTTGCCGTCACGACGCCGGCCCGGGCCGATGCCGATGCCGCGCGCCTGTCGCTCGCCAAGAGCCTGGCGATGCTCAAGACCGGCAATATCAGCGCGGCGCGCAACCATGCCCAGGCGGCGATCAAGGAAGATCCCAATTGGGGTCTCGCTCATGCCGTGCTCGCGCGCGCCTTCTTGTCGCTCGGCGACGGCCTGGGCGCCGAGGGGGAACTCGATCGCGCCAAGGCG includes:
- a CDS encoding TIGR03013 family XrtA/PEP-CTERM system glycosyltransferase, which codes for MIRLFKHYIPHAVLLLGLFDVVLLLAAAEFGWIYRANQIEMLVEPIHTRIPQLLTFAVSLELAMIAVGVYGANSLQSLRYAAARLVVAISLGVIFLSVIFFVMPAITFWRSNLLYSMGAAMILLVGLRILLGKMIGGQAFKRRVVVLGAGARAARLKALAATPGAGFVVVGYVSMSEAARVIPEAIARDAIYNLADHVVLLNASEVVLALEERRNALPLKDLLRIKTTGVHVNEISTFLERETGRVDLQSVNPSWLIFSDGFSSGRMLSSVFKRLFDIAASALLLTLTAPVILLTAIAIKLESKGPAFYRQRRVGLYSVGFDCIKLRSMRQDAEIGGQAVWAEKDDPRITRIGRFIRKVRIDELPQTWSVLKGEMSFVGPRPERPQFVDDLEQQLPYYAERHMVKPGITGWAQINYPYGASIEDSRQKLEYDLYYAKNYSPFLDILILLQTIRVVLWPEGAR
- the prsK gene encoding XrtA/PEP-CTERM system histidine kinase PrsK, with the protein product MTDSPAGLLLVPDGAGLGIGAAWNWDRDGLPASGGDEVLARHLVASGRIIELDRIRSDVGLDSEASAEAASVPQWMLDDGTTWALIPLVHLDRLQGAILLARPPIDRALDWEDFDLLRIAGRQAASYLAEARAQEALADAERFDEFNRRFAFILHDIKNLVSQLTLVARNAERHADNPDFRADMVATLQDSAGRMNDLLARLSQHHSARAEELRPVELMPLVERVAARRRAQHPVAIIGVKALAQADPARLEQLLGHLLQNAIEASPSVEPVTIAISIDAASVVIDVIDQGCGMSPAFLRDKLFKPFASSKPGGFGIGAFEARQLAQAMGGSVEVTSREGEGTRFRVILSSARALPMEHAA
- the prsR gene encoding PEP-CTERM-box response regulator transcription factor; this encodes MTAKPKLLIVEDDAGLQRQLRWAYEGYDVVVASDRATALDAVRAEEPDVVTLDLGLPPDPDGTSEGFATLQAILGLKPDTKVIVASGHGARESALRAIGEGAWDFYAKPIDIDALGLIVARAFHVHALEAENRRLAERAGTTALGGMITAAPEMLKVTRTIERVAGADVSVMLLGASGTGKELLARGVHDSSPRRNGAFVAINCAAIPETLLESELFGHEKGAFTGAVKTTEGKIELAQGGTLFLDEVGDIPLPLQVKLLRFLQERVIERIGGRKPIAVDTRIVCATHQDVDAMIADGRFREDLYYRLAEIVVRIPSLAERSGDAGLLAQHFLKKYAKTMHSAVTGLSPDARAAIDAWAWPGNVRELENRMKRAVIMAEGKLVTAADLDLAGDAEDVPLNLRSVREVADRKAIRHALARADGNISNTAKLLGVSRPTLYDLLKSYDLHA